GTCAGCAAGATGGTTGTGCCGCCGCCGGCAAGCTCCTTGACGGTATTCCATACTTCAATCCGCGCTTCGGGGTCAAGCCCTGTCGTCGGTTCGTCGAGAAAAATGACTGCTGGCGTCCCGATCAGGCTCATGGCGATGTCAAGCCGGCGCTTCATCCCGCCGGAATATTTGTCCGCCCGGCGGTTGGCCGCATCGGTCAGGCTGAATCTTGCAAGCAGATTATCAGCGATTTGAGCGGGATTGGAAACTCCCCGCAACTTGGCGATCATCATCAGGTTTTCCCGCCCGGTGAGCATGCCGTCTAAAGCTGCGAACTGCCCTGTCAGGCTGATGCTCTGGCGAACATGATCCGGTTGACGCTGGACGTCAAAGCCGCAAATACCTACTTCGCCGCCATCGGCCTTCATCAGTGTCGAGAGGATGTTGACCGTCGTCGTCTTGCCCGCTCCATTTGAGCCCAGCAGTGCGAAAATTTCGCCACGCCGCACCTCAAAATCCACCCCCTTTAAGACCTCCTTGTCTTTAAAAGATTTTTTTAACCCTTTTACAGAAATCGCTGCATTGCTCATACTTTTTTCCTCCTTATAAATAGCGCAGCAAGGCCGCTTGCGAGATCCATAATTATCTGGTCGAGCGCCTTGCGGAGCTAGATTGCCTCTACTCTTCTATTTAGTCTGACTGATAATCAGTATTACTTATTACTGAGGTGAAAATATAACTGAATAGCGAAGGTGGCAATTCACATTTGTAACCAGCTATTCAGTCAGTATTATCTATTGAATTTATTTTTTCCCAATCGCTTCATGATACTTTGATTCAAATCTTCACGATACTTGGCGACATAGGTTTTAGCGTTTGCCACTAGTTCGTCGGCAAAGGACGCCACGTCGTCCCCAGTGATTTCCAGCACTTGTCTGCCTTCCGCCGCACCGGCTTCGAACAACTCGATTAATTCATACTGCATATGCAGCATATCCATCCCGTTGCCTGCTGAGAAATTCCACATGTAGTTTTGAATTTTCTTAAATACAAACTGGTAGTCCTCTGGCAGGGCTTCAACCCGTGCCATCATCATTTTATACTCTTTTTTATCACCAATCATTTTTTTGAACAATTCCATCATGTTATTTTTCCTCCTTTTTTATAAAGCTGAACAAGTCACTCCAAAAATATCGTACGGAATATCTTATGAAGCTAGATTGACTTTAAGACGTTGATTTTCGACGATACAAAATCCCATTTTTCCCAAAATAATTCAAGTTCCTGGCGGCCAGCCTCATTAAGTGAGTAAAACTTGCGGGGCGGCCCCATATCTGACGGTTTCTTCTCTATGTTCACCAGTTTTTTCTTTTCTAATCGCACGAGGATGGTGTATACCGTCCCTTCTACGACTTCAGTAAACCCAAGCTCGTTCAGGCGTCGGGTAATCTCGTAGCCATATGTTTCATGGCGGCTGATGATTTCCAGCACGCAGCCTTCCAGTGAACCCTTCAGCATTTCAGTTAAATTTTCCATGTTCAGAGCCTCCTCTATTTTGTGACTTATATACTTAGTATTGAGGGAAATTTTTACTGAATAGCTATTGGGAAATCACGCTATTTAGTATTACTTATTACTTCTAAACTGTAACACCGAGTAGCAGAGGTGTCAACTTTTTCTTAAAAATATTTTTGCAACTTCACTATTCAGTGCTGTTGGTATCCAGTGTTACTTACTACAAGGTATGCTGTAACACGTAGTATGGTGACTGTCAACTTGATTTTTTATTTTTTTTAAAAAACCAGCTACCCCCATTGGATACAGATGATTTCTTTTATGGAGCCTTTACTTCCTCCTATGTTTCTTTCACAATGATCACACCGCGGATCATTCCCATCCAGCAGCTGCACATGTAGGTTCCCGGTTTCTCTGGTGTGAAAACGATGAGGTTTTCTCCTACTTCCAGAGACCAATTCCTTCCGAAGAAATGTTAAAGAGTATTCCCGAAATGAAAGAAGAACTTCATAGACCCATGCTCTTAATAATCTCGGCAGAAAAGTAAATGTTTATTATGGTTTCTGCAAGATGTGGGGACGTTTTTCTTTTTGGGTTCACGGGAGCTTTAGTAAAATAACTGAGGATTATTAATGTAACACCTTCGCGTTCTTCACTTTTCCACTAACTATAGGAGCTTCATAAGAAGCCCTATCATAATTTTAAATTCTTATGGTTTCGATGATAAAAATCCACTTTTTTTGACGACTTTTCCTTTTATTTTAATTGCTTTCATTATCCCCACCAAAAACAAAAGATGATAAATTACTTGAAAACCGAGTATGACGAACATATTTGTTAAGTATAAAAGGCCAGTTAAACTGATCCAGCCTTTTTAAACGAGCACTATTCAAAAAAAAGGTAAGAGCATATAAGTGCTCTTACCTTTCTTCATTTTATTTTTCTCTGTTACTCTTCCTTGCCTGCTGCCATATTCATGTTCGATTCGATATTCTCCTGGCTAATGGTGGAAAATGGTAAATTTCGCTTTCCTGAGAAATTCTCAAGCAAATCTTTGACATCAATTCCCGAAGATGCCTTTAATGACTCCTGCAATGTTGCCATTAAATCCGTTGCATACCCGGTCACTTTATTAGCCCCGCCATTCGAACCGCTTCCACCCGTGTCCACTACAGTGATCTTGTCGATATTACTAAGCGGGCTTGCCACTTGTTTTGCATACTCCGGCAGCATTTTCAAAATCATGTCCATTACAGCCGCTTGCCCAAACTGTTCAAAGGCTTCTGCAATCTTCTGCTTGGCTTCGGCCTCGGCTACCCCTTTTAACCGGATGATTTCCGCTTCTGTCGTACCTTGTGCCCTTTGTGCGTCCGCTTTAGCAAGACCGTCCATACGAACACGTTCCGCTTCCGCTTTCGCCATGGCTTCAATTTTATACTTATCGGCATCCGCTTCTGTAATCTGTTTCATCTTGTTAGCGGAGGCTGCCTGCTCTACCGCATAACGGTCGGCATCCGCCTTTTTCTTCACTTCTGAATCATATTGCTTTTCACGGCGAAGGATTTCTTTTTCCTCCAGCTCAATTTGCTTCTGACGTTCAATGATCCTGATTTGCATTTCCTGTTCTGTTACATCCTGTTTAGATCTAGCCGTTTCAAGATCGTAAGCTTGGTCAGCTCGTGCTTTGGCAATATCCTGCTCGCGACGGAATTCCGCAACCTTTAGCTTGTTGATTTTTTCGGCTTCCGCAATTTCTGTTGCCCTTTCAAGTTCAGCTCGCTGTGCTTCCTTCGATGCTTCTGCGCGCTTGATTCGCGTTTCTTTCTCTGCTTCTGCGGTAGCTATATCGGCATCCCTCTTTACTTGTGCGATTCTTGGCTTACCAAGGGATTCAAGATATCCATTTTTGTCCCGAACATCTTTAATGGTGAACGATACGATGATGAGTCCCATTTTAGCTAAATCCTGCGAGGCTACCCTCTGTACTTCCTGGGAAAACTTTTCGCGGTTTTTATAAATTTCCTCGACTGTCATCGACCCAAGGATGGAACGAAGATGTCCCTCTAAGACTTCCCGTGCTTCCTGTTCACGGTCATCTTTGGATTTACCAAGGAATTGCTCCGCTGCTGTGGCAATATCGGTGATTGAACCGCCAATCTTGATTATCGATACACCATCTGCCATGACTGGAACTCCCTGTTCT
The DNA window shown above is from Peribacillus sp. FSL P2-0133 and carries:
- a CDS encoding ATP-binding cassette domain-containing protein; this translates as MSNAAISVKGLKKSFKDKEVLKGVDFEVRRGEIFALLGSNGAGKTTTVNILSTLMKADGGEVGICGFDVQRQPDHVRQSISLTGQFAALDGMLTGRENLMMIAKLRGVSNPAQIADNLLARFSLTDAANRRADKYSGGMKRRLDIAMSLIGTPAVIFLDEPTTGLDPEARIEVWNTVKELAGGGTTILLTTQYLEEAEQLADRIAILNGGKIISTGTLTELKEMFPPAKVEYIEKQPTLEEIFLAIIGKKEEM
- a CDS encoding DUF1048 domain-containing protein, with product MMELFKKMIGDKKEYKMMMARVEALPEDYQFVFKKIQNYMWNFSAGNGMDMLHMQYELIELFEAGAAEGRQVLEITGDDVASFADELVANAKTYVAKYREDLNQSIMKRLGKNKFNR
- a CDS encoding PadR family transcriptional regulator, which translates into the protein MENLTEMLKGSLEGCVLEIISRHETYGYEITRRLNELGFTEVVEGTVYTILVRLEKKKLVNIEKKPSDMGPPRKFYSLNEAGRQELELFWEKWDFVSSKINVLKSI
- a CDS encoding flotillin family protein; amino-acid sequence: MFNLIWIVVAIVAFLLIALIAVFITKYRTAGPDEALIVTGSYLGSKNVHIDESGNKIKIVRGGGAFVLPVFQQAEPLSLLSSKLEVSTPEVYTEQGVPVMADGVSIIKIGGSITDIATAAEQFLGKSKDDREQEAREVLEGHLRSILGSMTVEEIYKNREKFSQEVQRVASQDLAKMGLIIVSFTIKDVRDKNGYLESLGKPRIAQVKRDADIATAEAEKETRIKRAEASKEAQRAELERATEIAEAEKINKLKVAEFRREQDIAKARADQAYDLETARSKQDVTEQEMQIRIIERQKQIELEEKEILRREKQYDSEVKKKADADRYAVEQAASANKMKQITEADADKYKIEAMAKAEAERVRMDGLAKADAQRAQGTTEAEIIRLKGVAEAEAKQKIAEAFEQFGQAAVMDMILKMLPEYAKQVASPLSNIDKITVVDTGGSGSNGGANKVTGYATDLMATLQESLKASSGIDVKDLLENFSGKRNLPFSTISQENIESNMNMAAGKEE